From Vicinamibacterales bacterium:
GGCAGCCGCCGCCAGACATCTCACTGCGGAGGTTCGACCGGTGCTGGCGAAGCTCGCCGACAGGATCGAGCAGACGCCGCACCTCGACGCGGCCGCGGCCGAGGTGGCCGTCCGATCCACGGCAGAGCAGGCAGGAATGAAAGCGGGGCCACTCATCCATGCCACCCGGGTGGCATTGACCGGCCGAACGGTCAGCGCCAGCCTGTTCGACGTGCTCGCCATCCTCGGCTCCGCCCGTGTGGTGCGGCGGCTGCGGCAGGCCGCGACTTACACAGCAGGTGGTTAGCCTTACACAGCGCCCTCGCCGTCCGGATCGGAAGCCGTGTTCCTCTTCGAGCTAAGGAATTACTGATCCTGGCGTCTCCCGCCGGCCGACCTCAGGCGGTGGGCAGCCCGGCTGCCGGATCACGGAAACGGATCACCCTCTTTTGCCCCTCGGTTGCCGAACGTAAGTTCCATCCGCACAATCGGTTACGGGTAGCCACAGGCACATGCGTTGCAGTCGAGGCCCCCGACCCGGTGAACTCCACTCCGGGGAGGAGGGCAACGTGGCAAAGGAAGACCGCGGATTCGCGTCGATGGATCGAGCCAAGCAGCGCGAGATTGCCAGCAAGGGGGGCAAGGCAGCGCATCAGAAAGGTACCGCCCACGAGTGGACGAGCGAAGAGGCCCGCGATGCCGGCCGGAAGGGTGGCATCGCCAGCCATCAGCGCCGCCGCGAGCAGGCGGCGAACACCCCGGGCGGC
This genomic window contains:
- a CDS encoding KGG domain-containing protein, giving the protein MAKEDRGFASMDRAKQREIASKGGKAAHQKGTAHEWTSEEARDAGRKGGIASHQRRREQAANTPGGDRSTGNDNVTSFDSGRSTSDEMPISEREEQ